The following are encoded together in the Choloepus didactylus isolate mChoDid1 chromosome 7, mChoDid1.pri, whole genome shotgun sequence genome:
- the LOC119539502 gene encoding protein enabled homolog: MLSTNSEPSTLDSQSSTTLFLSSEEPGPSTAALPSPSSSSCEHGPQAFSPDPVVMPPPLPPPPPPPLPAAATPPGCGAPRRPGLYSVVASSPEPAPRLVDWLPGGRGDERERTPPVLAQAQHPGPAGTQEGAEHPGASSPPCARAAAAAGSLEANVGDILVELRAMNGHLDVIARALTKLASSLGPQSQPPPDAPDAN, translated from the coding sequence ATTCAGAGCCCAGTACCTTGGACTCCCAGTCTTCGACCACCTTGTTCTTATCCTCAGAGGAGCCAGGCCCCTCCACCGCCGCTCTGCcgtctccctcctcctcctcctgcgaGCATGGGCCCCAGGCCTTTTCCCCGGACCCCGTGGTGATGCccccgccgctgccgccgccgccgccgccgccgctcccgGCAGCCGCTACGCCTCCCGGCTGCGGCGCTCCCCGGCGCCCCGGCCTGTACTCGGTGGTCGCCTCCTCCCCGGAGCCGGCCCCGCGCCTGGTCGACTGGCTGCCCGGCGGCCGGGGGGATGAGCGGGAGCGGACGCCGCCAGTCCTGGCGCAGGCCCAGCACCCCGGCCCAGCGGGCACCCAGGAGGGCGCGGAGCACCCGGGAGCCTCCTCTCCGCCCTGCGcccgggccgccgccgccgccgggagCTTGGAAGCCAATGTCGGGGACATCCTCGTGGAGCTGCGGGCGATGAATGGCCACCTGGACGTCATAGCGCGGGCCCTCACCAAACTGGCCTCGTCTCTGGGGCCTCAGTCCCAGCCCCCGCCGGATGCCCCCGATGCCAACTAA